From Danio rerio strain Tuebingen ecotype United States chromosome 7, GRCz12tu, whole genome shotgun sequence, the proteins below share one genomic window:
- the nitr12 gene encoding novel immune-type receptor 12 precursor (The RefSeq protein has 12 substitutions, 1 non-frameshifting indel compared to this genomic sequence), whose product MIAFLLVYFLLFRTGFSGAVVQKKVLESFTAGQTVTLECLISVNLENYFSWFKQTLGEAPTCIVSLYAESSTPVFYGEFKNNHRMSVQKEKNTFVLNIKEAKPSDAGIYYCGARDYDLITFSNGLFLNYKDASTKQHHIKQFLSGPNLGTEHEPEFNPGDSVNLHCSVLTERCEENHTIYWFRHEFGDAHPGLIYKDGNTTDQCEKRSEKDVQSCIYNLPKKNLNLTDAGVYYCAVATCGEILFGNGSRINIRASSKFSWTDVKVPVLASTNILCLVIIVILLCKRAQKQQQKFSGPQSETRRNVKCKVKTASQLTVD is encoded by the exons ATGATAGCATTTCTCCTCATATTTTTTCTACCCTTCAGGACAG GCTTGATCACATCTGATGCTGTATTTCAAAAGAAAGTGCTGGAAAGCTTTACTGCTGGTCAAACTGTGACTTTagattgtttaatttctgtaaatCTTGAAAACTATTTCTCTTGGTTTAAGCAAACCCTTGGAGAAGCTCCAACGTGCATTGTCAGTCTTTACGCTGAATCTTCAACACCAGTGTTTTATGGAGAATTCAAGAATAACCACAGAATGTCagttcaaaaggaaaaaaatacttttgttttaattataaaaGAAGCAAAGCCATCGGATGCTGGAATCTATTACTGCGGTGCTCGTGACTACGATCTTATTACTTTTAGTAATGGACTCTTTTTAAACTATAAAG TTGCAAGTACAAAACAACATCACATTAAGCAGTTTTTGTCTGGACCGAACTTGGGTACTGAACATGAGCCTGAGTTTAATCCAGGAGACTCTGTGAATCTGCATTGTTCAGTTCTCACTGAGAGATGTGAAGAAAATCATAGAATCTACTGGTTTAGACACGAATCTGGAGATGCACATCCAGGACTCATTTACAAGGATGGAAACACGACTGATCAATGTGAGAAGAGATCTGAGAAAGACGTGCAGTCCTGTATCTACAATCTGCCCAAAAAGAACCTCAATTTAACTGATGCTGGGGTTTACTACTGCGCTGTGGCCACGTGTGGAGAGATACTGTTTGGCAATGGAAGCAGGATTAATATTAGAG caAGTTCTAAATTCTCCTGGACTGATGTAAAGGTTCCTGTTTTGGCATCAACAAATATATTGTGCTTGGTGATCATCGTTATTCTTCTATGTAAGagagcacaaaaacaaaaacagaagtttTCAG ggccacaaagtgaaacacgcagaaacgtgaagtgcaaagtgaaaacagcatcgcaactcacggttgactaa
- the nitr12 gene encoding novel immune-type receptor 12 isoform X1, protein MWPNAQRTLTMIAFLLIFFLPFRTGLITSDAVFQKKVLESFTAGQTVTLDCLISVNLENYFSWFKQTLGEAPTCIVSLYAESSTPVFYGEFKNNHRMSVQKEKNTFVLIIKEAKPSDAGIYYCGARDYDLITFSNGLFLNYKVASTKQHHIKQFLSGPNLGTEHEPEFNPGDSVNLHCSVLTERCEENHRIYWFRHESGDAHPGLIYKDGNTTDQCEKRSEKDVQSCIYNLPKKNLNLTDAGVYYCAVATCGEILFGNGSRINIREASSKFSWTDVKVPVLASTNILCLVIIVILLCKRAQKQKQKFSESQPLQTTLSSTPANEDISYAAVHLSGSSRHETEKGSCTHVVYSTARGYSIKE, encoded by the exons ATGTGGCCGAATGCACAGAGAACCTTAACTATGATAGCATTTCTCCTCATATTTTTTCTACCCTTCAGGACAG GCTTGATCACATCTGATGCTGTATTTCAAAAGAAAGTGCTGGAAAGCTTTACTGCTGGTCAAACTGTGACTTTagattgtttaatttctgtaaatCTTGAAAACTATTTCTCTTGGTTTAAGCAAACCCTTGGAGAAGCTCCAACGTGCATTGTCAGTCTTTACGCTGAATCTTCAACACCAGTGTTTTATGGAGAATTCAAGAATAACCACAGAATGTCagttcaaaaggaaaaaaatacttttgttttaattataaaaGAAGCAAAGCCATCGGATGCTGGAATCTATTACTGCGGTGCTCGTGACTACGATCTTATTACTTTTAGTAATGGACTCTTTTTAAACTATAAAG TTGCAAGTACAAAACAACATCACATTAAGCAGTTTTTGTCTGGACCGAACTTGGGTACTGAACATGAGCCTGAGTTTAATCCAGGAGACTCTGTGAATCTGCATTGTTCAGTTCTCACTGAGAGATGTGAAGAAAATCATAGAATCTACTGGTTTAGACACGAATCTGGAGATGCACATCCAGGACTCATTTACAAGGATGGAAACACGACTGATCAATGTGAGAAGAGATCTGAGAAAGACGTGCAGTCCTGTATCTACAATCTGCCCAAAAAGAACCTCAATTTAACTGATGCTGGGGTTTACTACTGCGCTGTGGCCACGTGTGGAGAGATACTGTTTGGCAATGGAAGCAGGATTAATATTAGAG aagcaAGTTCTAAATTCTCCTGGACTGATGTAAAGGTTCCTGTTTTGGCATCAACAAATATATTGTGCTTGGTGATCATCGTTATTCTTCTATGTAAGagagcacaaaaacaaaaacagaagtttTCAG AAAGCCAACCATTGCAAACAACACTTTCTTCTACTCCTGCTAATGAG GATATAAGCTACGCAGCTGTACATTTATCTGGAAGCAGCAGACATGAGACTGAAAAAGGCTCATGCACACATGTGGTCTACTCCACTGCCAGAGGTTACAGCATCAAAgaataa
- the si:ch73-266m14.1 gene encoding uncharacterized protein si:ch73-266m14.1 isoform X2: MLFLWILGLLSLVKSSQIVNISAQPGENVTIWCKHTSNTGKNIHWFKQTHDHFVMSLNTENTSLSILNVDISDSALYFCGWGSWEIVFGDGAHLDIEVKSEGSLKNETVTNTVTNTNTDLKGPISTKDCPRNIFYMLTFIFGGIIVILLIVTLTFFIIKIRKIHKKDEDQHATQHHEDAHSSVYAALRFSKQKTRRAAGDNEDREVICSATR; the protein is encoded by the exons atgttatttctctggattttaGGTTTGCTTTCACTTGTCAAATCTTCTCAGATAGTCAACATATCAGCTCAACCAGGAGAAAATGTTACTATTTGGTGTAAACACACCTCAAACACTGGAAAGAACATACACTGGTTCAAGCAGACACACG ACCATTTTGTTATGTCTCTAAACACAGAAAACACATCactaagtattttaaatgtggatatttctGATTCTGCTCTGTACTTCTGTGGTTGGGGCTCTTGGGAGATTGTGTTTGGGGATGGAGCACATCTAGACATTGAAG TGAAAAGCGAAGGATCTCTAAAAAATGAAACTGTCACAAATACGGTTACAAACACAAATACAG ATCTTAAGGGTCCGATTTCTACTAAGGACTGTCCTAGAAACATTTTTTATATGCTGACCTTTATTTTTGGTGGTATTATTGTTATTCTTCTGATCGTTACTCtcaccttttttattattaagatcagaaaaatacacaaaaaag ATGAGGATCAGCATGCAACTCAACAtcatgag GATGCTCATTCATCAGTGTATGCAGCTTTACGATTCTCAAAACAGAAAACCAGAAGAGCAGCTGGAGATAATGAAGATAGAGAAGTTATATGTTCTGCTACAAGATGA
- the si:ch73-266m14.1 gene encoding uncharacterized protein si:ch73-266m14.1 isoform X1 — MLFLWILGLLSLVKSSQIVNISAQPGENVTIWCKHTSNTGKNIHWFKQTHGAVPVDIVYKMISYQLKEIYVNYLNGFQQDHFVMSLNTENTSLSILNVDISDSALYFCGWGSWEIVFGDGAHLDIEVKSEGSLKNETVTNTVTNTNTDLKGPISTKDCPRNIFYMLTFIFGGIIVILLIVTLTFFIIKIRKIHKKDEDQHATQHHEDAHSSVYAALRFSKQKTRRAAGDNEDREVICSATR, encoded by the exons atgttatttctctggattttaGGTTTGCTTTCACTTGTCAAATCTTCTCAGATAGTCAACATATCAGCTCAACCAGGAGAAAATGTTACTATTTGGTGTAAACACACCTCAAACACTGGAAAGAACATACACTGGTTCAAGCAGACACACGGTGCTGTTCCTGTTGACATTGTATACAAGATGATAAGCTACCAGCTTaaggaaatatatgtaaattatttaaatggttTTCAACAAGACCATTTTGTTATGTCTCTAAACACAGAAAACACATCactaagtattttaaatgtggatatttctGATTCTGCTCTGTACTTCTGTGGTTGGGGCTCTTGGGAGATTGTGTTTGGGGATGGAGCACATCTAGACATTGAAG TGAAAAGCGAAGGATCTCTAAAAAATGAAACTGTCACAAATACGGTTACAAACACAAATACAG ATCTTAAGGGTCCGATTTCTACTAAGGACTGTCCTAGAAACATTTTTTATATGCTGACCTTTATTTTTGGTGGTATTATTGTTATTCTTCTGATCGTTACTCtcaccttttttattattaagatcagaaaaatacacaaaaaag ATGAGGATCAGCATGCAACTCAACAtcatgag GATGCTCATTCATCAGTGTATGCAGCTTTACGATTCTCAAAACAGAAAACCAGAAGAGCAGCTGGAGATAATGAAGATAGAGAAGTTATATGTTCTGCTACAAGATGA
- the nitr10a gene encoding novel immune-type receptor 10a isoform 1 precursor (isoform 1 precursor is encoded by transcript variant 1; The RefSeq protein has 1 substitution compared to this genomic sequence) — MLHISAAALLLFGMGFLKVMVSTANIQAQPGETVPMWCSHSIHVSGDLYWFKQTDGAVPITIAKMLFTESLQKVKPNYFNDYTKDRLVMNQSIKSTLLTIINVTTSDSGFYFCGFMGYPLKFGNGTSLEVKVTEVQTPQHDDKENDSVEYAAVHFANKRPKSSRRHAEDSVCTVSVYTDAT; from the exons ATGTTACATATTTCAGCTGCAGCTTTATTGCTCTTTGGCATGG GTTTTCTCAAAGTTATGGTTTCAACAGCAAATATACAGGCTCAGCCAGGAGAAACTGTACCTATGTGGTGTTCACACAGTATCCATGTTTCTGGAGACTTATACTGGTTCAAGCAAACAGACGGTGCTGTACCCATTACTATTGCTAAGATGTTATTCACTGAAAGTCTACAGAAAGTAAAaccaaattattttaatgattatacaaAGGATCGTCTGGTCATGAATCAATCCATCAAAAGCACTTTACTAACAATTATAAATGTGACAACATCTGATTCTGGCTTCTACTTTTGTGGATTTATGGGATATCCCTTGAAATTTGGCAATGGAACAAGCCTTGAAGTTAAAG TTACTGAAGTTAAAACACCACAGCACGATGACAAG GAAAATGATTCAGTAGAATACGCAGCTGTGCATTTTGCAAACAAGAGACCCAAATCTTCCAGAAGACATGCTGAGGACTCTGTGTGCACAGTTTCTGTCTATACTGATGCTACTTGA
- the nitr10a gene encoding novel immune-type receptor 10a isoform 2 precursor (isoform 2 precursor is encoded by transcript variant 2; The RefSeq protein has 3 substitutions compared to this genomic sequence): MLHISAAALLLFGMGFLKVMVSTANIQAQPGETVPMWCSHSIHVSGDLYWFKQTDGAVPITIAKMLFTESLQKVKPNYFNDYTKDRLVMNQSIKSTLLTIINVTTSDSGFYFCGFMGYPLKFGNGTSLEVKAHAEKHSSTTIKTTTAVSRSEKNDIRISKNDHDECQVSTEESSRDIFFKLTFLFGGIIIFTCVLPLIWGIMRVQKQQKHKKVTEVQTPQHDDKENDSVEYAAVHFANKRPKSSRRHAEDSVCTVSVYTDAT, translated from the exons ATGTTACATATTTCAGCTGCAGCTTTATTGCTCTTTGGCATGG GTTTTCTCAAAGTTATGGTTTCAACAGCAAATATACAGGCTCAGCCAGGAGAAACTGTACCTATGTGGTGTTCACACAGTATCCATGTTTCTGGAGACTTATACTGGTTCAAGCAAACAGACGGTGCTGTACCCATTACTATTGCTAAGATGTTATTCACTGAAAGTCTACAGAAAGTAAAaccaaattattttaatgattatacaaAGGATCGTCTGGTCATGAATCAATCCATCAAAAGCACTTTACTAACAATTATAAATGTGACAACATCTGATTCTGGCTTCTACTTTTGTGGATTTATGGGATATCCCTTGAAATTTGGCAATGGAACAAGCCTTGAAGTTAAAG CACATGCTGAAAAACACAGTTCGACTACAATTAAAACTACCACAGCTGTTTCCAGATCAGAGAAAAATGACATAAGAATCTCAAAAAATG ATCATGATGAATGCCAAGTGTCCACTGAGGAAAGTTCTAGAGACATCTTTTTCAAGCTGACTTTTCTGTTTGGTGGCATAAtcattttcacatgtgttgttCCTCTTATTTGGGGGATTATGAGGGTACAAAAACAGCAAAAGCATCaaaaag TTACTGAAGTTAAAACACCACAGCACGATGACAAG GAAAATGATTCAGTAGAATACGCAGCTGTGCATTTTGCAAACAAGAGACCCAAATCTTCCAGAAGACATGCTGAGGACTCTGTGTGCACAGTTTCTGTCTATACTGATGCTACTTGA